One stretch of Pandoraea oxalativorans DNA includes these proteins:
- the phoR gene encoding phosphate regulon sensor histidine kinase PhoR — MNIIWARALAFLILQAAISVAVGWLFGASAGYVTAVALLVIQLFFNVYHAQRLWRLLDAPVYGEVPSALGLWGEIYYRLHKLAKRWHNQVKQVEQQHARFIQAIQASPNGVIMLDEQNQIEWCNAIAEMHFGIDARRDLRQQITHLLRTPAFVHYLSSERYDEALLMHHMGEKRNNVLSMQVFPYGDNRKLIISLDVTDLERTDAMRRDFVANVSHELKTPLTVLSGFLETVGELPLSPDEVQRYVEIMRQQAGRMQNIVNDLLTLAKLEGSGKPPSDDRIDMGMQMRSLRGDAEGLSQGRHVIEVTGGEGLDLRGAEGELHSAFSNLVSNAVRYTPQGGKIRIEWGATDDGGARFAVIDSGLGIPAEHIPRLTERFYRIDRSRSRDTGGTGLGLAIVKHVLTRHQADLRVTSEEGHGSTFAIHFPPTRVVHRAPVDTPSDVSVNG, encoded by the coding sequence ATGAATATCATCTGGGCCCGTGCGCTGGCGTTCCTGATCCTGCAAGCGGCCATTTCGGTGGCCGTCGGCTGGCTTTTCGGCGCAAGCGCGGGTTACGTCACCGCAGTCGCCCTGCTGGTGATTCAGCTTTTCTTCAACGTCTATCACGCCCAGCGCCTCTGGCGTCTGCTCGATGCCCCGGTCTACGGGGAAGTGCCGAGCGCTCTCGGGTTGTGGGGCGAAATCTACTACCGGCTGCACAAGCTGGCCAAGCGCTGGCATAACCAGGTCAAGCAGGTGGAACAACAGCACGCACGCTTCATTCAGGCGATCCAGGCATCGCCCAACGGCGTGATCATGCTCGACGAGCAGAATCAGATCGAGTGGTGCAATGCGATTGCCGAGATGCATTTCGGCATCGACGCCAGGCGCGATCTGCGTCAACAGATCACCCATCTCCTGCGCACCCCGGCTTTTGTGCATTACCTGTCGTCCGAACGCTACGACGAGGCGCTGCTTATGCATCACATGGGTGAGAAGCGCAACAACGTGCTGTCGATGCAGGTGTTTCCGTACGGCGACAACCGCAAGCTCATCATCTCGCTCGATGTGACAGACCTTGAGCGTACCGACGCGATGCGCCGCGACTTCGTGGCCAATGTCTCGCACGAACTCAAGACGCCGCTCACGGTGCTCTCCGGCTTTCTCGAGACGGTGGGCGAACTGCCGCTGTCCCCGGACGAGGTCCAGCGCTACGTGGAAATCATGCGTCAGCAGGCGGGTCGCATGCAGAACATCGTGAACGATCTGCTCACGCTGGCGAAGCTCGAGGGCAGCGGCAAGCCGCCGTCGGACGACCGCATCGACATGGGCATGCAGATGCGTTCCCTGCGCGGCGACGCCGAAGGCCTGTCGCAAGGTCGGCACGTGATCGAAGTGACGGGAGGCGAGGGGCTCGATCTGCGCGGTGCGGAAGGCGAGTTGCACAGCGCGTTCAGTAACCTCGTGAGCAATGCTGTGCGATACACGCCGCAGGGCGGCAAGATCCGCATCGAATGGGGCGCGACGGATGACGGCGGCGCTCGCTTTGCGGTCATCGACTCCGGGCTGGGCATTCCGGCCGAGCACATTCCGCGTCTGACCGAGCGTTTCTACCGTATCGACCGCAGCCGTTCGCGCGACACCGGCGGCACTGGCCTGGGGCTTGCCATCGTCAAGCACGTGCTTACACGCCATCAGGCCGACCTGCGCGTGACGAGCGAGGAAGGGCACGGCAGCACGTTCGCCATCCATTTCCCGCCGACGCGTGTGGTGCACCGCGCACCGGTCGATACGCCGTCGGATGTGTCGGTGAACGGCTGA
- the phoB gene encoding phosphate regulon transcriptional regulator PhoB produces MPSSILIVEDEPAISELISVNLQHAGHYPIRAYNAEQALTLISDVLPDLVLLDWMLPGKSGVTFARELRANERTKHVPIIMLTARSEEQDKVMGLEIGADDYVTKPFSPKELMARIKAVLRRRAPQLTEDVVSVNGLKLDPATHRVTSHQSSGDIKLDLGPTEFRLLHFFMTHPERVHSRSQLLDQVWGDHVFVEERTVDVHIKRLRAALKPAGHDAMIETVRGSGYRLTKSV; encoded by the coding sequence ATGCCTAGCAGCATTCTGATCGTGGAAGACGAGCCGGCAATTTCCGAGCTGATCTCCGTTAACTTGCAACACGCGGGTCACTATCCGATTCGGGCGTACAACGCGGAGCAGGCGCTCACGTTGATCAGCGACGTCCTGCCGGATCTCGTTCTGCTCGACTGGATGCTGCCCGGCAAGTCGGGCGTGACGTTCGCGCGCGAGCTGCGTGCGAACGAGCGCACCAAGCACGTGCCGATCATCATGCTCACCGCGCGCAGCGAAGAGCAGGACAAGGTGATGGGGCTTGAGATCGGTGCGGACGACTACGTTACCAAGCCGTTCTCGCCGAAGGAACTGATGGCACGTATCAAGGCCGTGCTGCGCCGTCGTGCGCCGCAGTTGACCGAAGACGTGGTGAGCGTCAACGGTCTGAAGCTGGACCCCGCCACGCACCGCGTGACGAGCCACCAGTCGAGCGGCGACATCAAGCTCGACCTCGGCCCGACGGAATTCCGTCTGCTGCACTTCTTCATGACGCATCCGGAGCGCGTGCACAGCCGCTCGCAGCTGCTCGACCAGGTGTGGGGCGATCACGTGTTCGTGGAAGAACGTACGGTGGACGTGCATATCAAGCGCCTTCGTGCCGCGCTCAAGCCGGCCGGCCACGATGCTATGATCGAGACCGTACGTGGCAGCGGCTACCGACTGACGAAGTCGGTCTGA
- the phoU gene encoding phosphate signaling complex protein PhoU, with protein MNDKHLSSQFDTDLNQVCSRVLEMGGLVESQIVTAMQGLNTFDRTLVDEVISNEHRLNTLEVEIDEECSKIIARRQPTARDLRLLLSISKTITNLERAGDEAEKIAKRTRHLLEDGAAQSVNFAEIKLSGEMAAQLLRRTLDAFARLDIVAAAEIVRDDKAIDNEFRGFVRKLVTYMMEDPRTISAGLDFLFIAKAIERIGDHAKNIAEFIIYIVKGTDVRHISREDLQRKVQGE; from the coding sequence ATGAACGATAAACACCTTTCCAGCCAGTTCGATACCGACCTGAATCAGGTTTGCTCGCGCGTCCTCGAAATGGGCGGGCTGGTCGAATCCCAGATCGTCACGGCGATGCAGGGCCTGAACACGTTCGACCGCACGCTGGTCGACGAAGTGATCTCGAACGAGCATCGTCTGAACACTCTGGAAGTCGAGATCGACGAAGAGTGCAGCAAGATCATCGCCCGTCGTCAGCCGACTGCGCGCGACCTGCGTCTGCTGCTGTCGATTTCTAAGACGATCACCAACCTCGAGCGCGCAGGCGACGAGGCCGAGAAGATCGCCAAGCGCACCCGTCATCTGCTGGAAGACGGCGCGGCGCAAAGCGTGAATTTCGCCGAAATCAAGCTCTCGGGCGAGATGGCCGCGCAACTGCTTCGACGCACGCTCGACGCGTTTGCCCGTCTGGACATCGTGGCGGCCGCCGAGATTGTGCGCGACGACAAGGCCATCGACAATGAATTCCGTGGCTTCGTGCGAAAATTGGTGACGTACATGATGGAAGATCCGCGGACCATCTCCGCCGGTCTGGACTTCCTGTTCATTGCCAAGGCCATCGAGCGCATCGGCGATCACGCCAAGAACATCGCCGAATTCATCATTTACATTGTCAAGGGCACCGACGTCCGCCACATTTCGCGCGAAGACTTGCAGCGCAAAGTGCAAGGCGAATAA
- a CDS encoding GNAT family N-acetyltransferase, which produces MRDLPNPTMPLSSLTPTSRRRLPRPETPVKPNLAVAWARDESELREAQHLRYQVFAEEMGASVKGPAGLDVDEYDQYCDHLIVRDQDSLEVVGTYRVLPPSQAKRLGRLYSEGEFDLSRLDHLRPKMLETGRSCVHTDYRNGAVIMALWSGLAEYMLRHGLETMLGCASVPMADGGHYAASLYRKLQDTSMAPAEYHAVPRIALPVDELQSTLDVEPPALVKGYLRLGARICGAPAWDPDFNTADFLTLFRLSDMNPRYARHFLGPELVSKLQQA; this is translated from the coding sequence ATGCGCGACCTGCCGAACCCCACTATGCCGCTCTCTTCGCTGACCCCTACGTCGCGGAGGCGTCTTCCTCGCCCTGAAACGCCTGTCAAACCGAATCTGGCTGTGGCGTGGGCACGCGACGAAAGCGAGCTTCGTGAAGCGCAGCACCTGAGATACCAGGTCTTCGCCGAAGAAATGGGCGCGTCGGTCAAGGGTCCCGCAGGCCTCGACGTCGACGAATACGACCAATATTGCGACCACCTGATCGTGCGCGATCAGGATTCGCTCGAAGTCGTCGGCACCTATCGCGTATTGCCCCCCTCGCAAGCCAAACGCCTCGGCCGTCTGTACTCCGAAGGAGAGTTCGATCTCTCGCGTCTGGATCACCTGCGCCCGAAGATGCTCGAAACCGGTCGCTCGTGCGTGCACACGGATTACCGCAACGGAGCCGTCATCATGGCGCTGTGGAGCGGTCTGGCCGAGTACATGCTGCGTCACGGCCTCGAGACGATGCTCGGCTGTGCCAGCGTGCCGATGGCCGACGGCGGTCACTATGCCGCCAGCCTCTATCGCAAGCTGCAAGACACGTCGATGGCCCCGGCCGAGTACCACGCCGTACCCCGTATCGCCCTGCCGGTGGACGAGCTGCAATCGACCCTCGACGTCGAGCCGCCCGCCCTCGTCAAAGGCTACCTGCGCCTCGGCGCCCGCATCTGCGGTGCACCGGCCTGGGATCCTGACTTCAACACCGCAGACTTTCTCACGCTGTTCCGGCTGTCCGACATGAACCCGCGCTACGCGCGCCACTTCCTCGGCCCGGAACTCGTCAGCAAGCTCCAACAAGCCTGA
- a CDS encoding addiction module antitoxin, producing the protein MISAELGRPLEDYIAELLKRGGCGSKSGVSRGGGCLIQDRESQLAALDAMVEKGMADVAAGEGQLAADVFDRLERRYRAKVNDEG; encoded by the coding sequence ATGATCAGCGCAGAACTCGGGCGTCCGCTTGAGGACTACATCGCCGAACTGCTGAAGCGAGGCGGTTGCGGCTCTAAGAGTGGGGTGTCGCGTGGGGGCGGCTGTCTGATTCAGGATCGCGAGTCGCAGCTTGCTGCGCTCGATGCGATGGTCGAGAAGGGCATGGCAGACGTCGCTGCGGGTGAAGGCCAGTTGGCTGCCGACGTGTTCGACCGCCTGGAGAGGAGGTATCGGGCGAAGGTGAACGACGAGGGATAA
- the ppx gene encoding exopolyphosphatase, with protein MSTPSPLLAAVDLGSNSFRLIIGRVEETSAGTQIYQVDALREPVRLAAGLNAEKYLDHPSQQRGWDVLKRFGERLRGFHPDQVRAVATNTLRVAKNAQDFLGEAQRALGFPIEVIAGREEARLIYAGAAHSVPTCPGNRLVVDIGGGSTEFIIGQDYEPLIMESLYIGCVSHSRQFFPSGNVDEYAMKQAELAARREIQIISATYREAGWSQAIGSSGTARALAELLEANGFNDGGVHGLTRGGLERLKRALIKAENANRLKLAGLKQDRIPVLPGGLSIMLSVFNELEVDHMETTDAALRLGVMYDLLGRTQHQDMRAVTVEQFVRRYGVDRAQAERVGRLAVSLYRQLPVDLVDDDASDDAQDEGREEGEALLNWASSLHEMGLSISHSAYHKHSAYIGSNADMPGFSRPDQARLAELLLGHVGKLGKLASQAQQVDWQLLFCLRLAVLFCRRRTDALPESIDVERLDDGFQVAVPRAWIEANPLTDYSLQREAQEWEKIGMRYKVVYA; from the coding sequence ATGAGTACCCCATCGCCCTTGTTAGCGGCCGTCGATCTCGGCTCGAACAGTTTTCGCCTGATCATCGGCCGCGTGGAGGAGACTTCCGCCGGCACCCAGATCTATCAGGTCGATGCGCTGCGCGAGCCGGTGCGACTCGCCGCTGGCCTGAACGCTGAGAAGTATCTCGATCATCCGTCGCAGCAACGCGGCTGGGACGTGCTCAAGCGCTTCGGCGAGCGGCTGCGGGGTTTTCATCCCGATCAGGTGCGTGCGGTCGCGACGAACACGTTGCGCGTAGCCAAGAACGCACAGGACTTTCTGGGCGAAGCGCAGCGCGCGCTCGGGTTTCCCATCGAAGTGATTGCCGGACGTGAAGAAGCGCGTCTGATCTACGCGGGCGCGGCGCACTCGGTGCCGACGTGTCCGGGGAATCGTCTCGTCGTGGATATTGGCGGCGGCTCGACCGAATTCATCATCGGCCAGGATTACGAGCCGCTGATCATGGAGAGTCTCTATATTGGTTGCGTGAGCCACAGCCGCCAGTTCTTCCCCAGCGGCAACGTCGACGAGTATGCGATGAAGCAGGCCGAGCTGGCCGCGCGCCGGGAAATCCAGATCATTTCGGCGACTTACCGGGAAGCCGGTTGGTCGCAGGCCATCGGCTCGTCGGGCACGGCGCGGGCGCTGGCCGAGTTGCTCGAAGCCAATGGCTTCAACGACGGCGGTGTACACGGCCTCACGCGCGGCGGTCTCGAACGGCTCAAACGCGCGCTGATCAAGGCCGAGAACGCCAACCGTCTCAAGCTGGCGGGCCTCAAGCAGGATCGTATTCCGGTGCTGCCGGGCGGTCTGTCCATCATGCTGTCCGTCTTCAACGAACTCGAAGTCGATCATATGGAGACGACGGACGCCGCGCTGCGTCTGGGCGTGATGTACGACTTGCTGGGTCGTACGCAGCATCAGGACATGCGCGCCGTGACCGTCGAGCAGTTCGTGCGCCGCTACGGCGTGGACCGTGCGCAGGCGGAACGGGTGGGGCGTCTGGCCGTGTCGCTGTACCGTCAGTTGCCGGTCGATCTCGTTGATGACGACGCGTCCGATGACGCGCAGGACGAGGGCCGCGAGGAAGGCGAAGCGCTCCTCAACTGGGCGTCGTCGCTGCACGAGATGGGGCTGTCGATCTCGCACAGCGCCTATCACAAGCATTCGGCCTACATCGGCAGCAACGCGGACATGCCGGGCTTCTCGCGCCCGGATCAGGCGCGCCTGGCCGAGCTGCTGCTCGGGCACGTCGGCAAGCTGGGCAAGCTGGCGTCGCAGGCGCAGCAGGTCGACTGGCAGTTGCTGTTCTGTCTGCGTCTCGCGGTGCTGTTCTGTCGCCGCCGTACCGATGCGCTGCCGGAGAGTATCGACGTCGAACGTCTCGACGACGGTTTTCAGGTCGCTGTGCCGCGCGCATGGATCGAGGCCAATCCGCTCACTGATTACAGCCTGCAACGCGAAGCGCAGGAGTGGGAGAAGATCGGGATGCGCTATAAGGTGGTCTACGCCTGA
- a CDS encoding ABC transporter permease → MKNLIGPTCVALVVLLLWEGLHLAVGGASLSSPVQTGAALWQMLGTASFWDNVAETGRALVYALVIAIAGGIALGVLLGINRMAGTVAEPLLVNLYSLPKVTLYPLVLLVFGLGLSAKVAFGVMHGLIPILVFTMNAIRQMKPVYLRAAHTMRLPFRQTLWRVVLPAIFPEIVAGMRLGFSLTLLGVLIGEMFASQKGLGYLLTNAMNLGDIGTIMSVALFLTLFALTCNGLLMAADKRLTHR, encoded by the coding sequence ATGAAAAATCTGATCGGACCCACCTGCGTCGCGCTGGTCGTGCTCTTGCTCTGGGAGGGCCTGCATCTGGCAGTGGGCGGGGCATCGCTTAGCTCTCCGGTGCAGACAGGGGCGGCATTGTGGCAGATGCTCGGCACGGCGTCGTTCTGGGATAACGTGGCCGAGACCGGCCGGGCGCTCGTATACGCGCTGGTGATCGCCATAGCGGGCGGAATCGCCCTGGGCGTGCTGCTCGGCATCAACCGCATGGCGGGTACGGTGGCCGAGCCGCTGCTGGTCAACCTGTACTCGTTGCCGAAGGTCACGCTATATCCGCTGGTGCTGCTGGTTTTCGGTCTTGGATTGTCGGCCAAGGTGGCATTCGGCGTGATGCACGGTCTCATTCCGATTCTGGTGTTCACGATGAACGCCATCCGTCAGATGAAGCCCGTGTACCTGCGCGCGGCGCACACCATGCGGCTGCCGTTCCGGCAGACCCTATGGCGGGTGGTGCTGCCGGCCATCTTTCCCGAGATCGTGGCGGGCATGCGACTGGGCTTTTCGCTCACGCTGCTGGGCGTGCTCATCGGCGAAATGTTCGCCTCGCAGAAGGGGCTCGGCTACCTGCTGACCAATGCGATGAACCTCGGAGACATCGGCACGATCATGTCCGTGGCGCTGTTCCTCACCCTCTTCGCACTGACTTGCAACGGTCTTCTGATGGCGGCGGACAAACGGCTGACGCATCGGTGA
- the pstC gene encoding phosphate ABC transporter permease PstC, translated as MAEATSPLASSGAQRAPSSLGDFLFALLTRGAALVTLLLLGGIIVSLIISALPSIEKFGFAFLWTKEWDPPAEQFGALVPIYGTIITSVIALIIAVPVSFGIALFLTELSPVWLRRPLGTAIELLAAIPSIVYGMWGLLVFAPIFSQYFQKPLGALLGGVPIIGALFQGPPLGIGILPAGVILAIMIIPYIASVMRDVFEVTPVLLKESAYGIGCTTWEVMWRVVLPFTKTGVIGGVMLGLGRALGETMAVTFVIGNTNLLDNISLYSPGNSITSALANEFAEAGPGLHTSALMELGLILFFITFVVLSLSKLMLLRLEKGEGK; from the coding sequence ATGGCAGAAGCCACCAGCCCCCTCGCATCATCGGGCGCGCAGCGCGCTCCGTCTTCCCTGGGCGATTTTCTCTTCGCGCTGCTCACACGCGGTGCCGCCCTCGTTACGCTGCTTCTGCTCGGTGGCATTATCGTGTCGCTGATCATCAGCGCACTGCCGTCGATCGAGAAGTTTGGCTTCGCCTTTCTGTGGACGAAGGAATGGGATCCTCCCGCAGAACAATTCGGCGCGCTCGTGCCCATCTACGGCACGATCATTACGTCGGTCATCGCCCTGATCATTGCGGTGCCCGTCAGCTTCGGCATTGCCCTGTTTTTGACTGAACTCTCGCCCGTGTGGCTGCGTCGCCCGCTGGGCACCGCCATCGAGCTACTGGCGGCCATCCCGAGTATCGTCTACGGGATGTGGGGCTTGCTGGTGTTCGCTCCGATCTTCAGCCAGTACTTCCAGAAGCCGCTGGGCGCGCTGCTCGGCGGTGTGCCGATCATCGGCGCGCTGTTCCAGGGGCCGCCGCTCGGCATCGGTATTCTGCCCGCCGGCGTGATCCTCGCGATCATGATCATTCCGTACATCGCCTCGGTCATGCGCGACGTGTTCGAAGTCACGCCCGTGCTGCTCAAGGAATCGGCCTACGGCATCGGCTGCACGACCTGGGAAGTGATGTGGCGCGTGGTGCTGCCCTTCACGAAGACGGGGGTGATCGGTGGCGTGATGCTGGGTCTGGGCCGCGCTCTGGGCGAAACGATGGCCGTCACGTTCGTGATCGGCAACACGAACCTGCTCGACAACATCTCGCTGTATTCGCCGGGCAATAGCATTACCTCGGCGCTCGCCAACGAGTTCGCCGAAGCGGGTCCGGGGCTGCATACGTCCGCGCTGATGGAACTCGGTCTGATCCTGTTTTTCATCACCTTTGTGGTGCTGTCGCTGTCCAAGCTGATGCTGCTGCGCCTCGAGAAAGGCGAAGGTAAATAA
- a CDS encoding ABC transporter permease — MTQSLIKRETVWRSGVVIGFVLLIEFLCRVGVIPVEVMIAPSAMASHAIEVLRDGRFAHDIVTSLVNIVAASVAAVLLGFALGLAIHAMPGVRRALEPMIVSYYAVPTFIFYPVFIVLFGVGSLPIIAIAVMLAVVTMITATLTGLDRIPRSLSKTAKVMRLSPWQSALRVKLPAALPYLFSGVKLSVAYAFIGVIASEFILSGSGVGYAIGYAYNNFQNDDMYALMLMVLVTVTLINVVLNRLDARFQARRQR; from the coding sequence ATGACGCAATCCCTGATCAAGCGGGAAACCGTGTGGCGTAGCGGCGTGGTGATCGGCTTTGTGCTGCTCATCGAGTTCCTCTGCCGCGTTGGCGTAATCCCGGTGGAAGTGATGATCGCGCCAAGCGCCATGGCCAGCCATGCCATCGAAGTGCTGCGTGACGGTCGTTTTGCACACGATATCGTGACGAGCCTCGTCAATATCGTGGCGGCGTCGGTGGCGGCGGTGTTGCTTGGCTTCGCGCTGGGACTCGCGATTCATGCGATGCCTGGCGTGCGGCGCGCACTGGAGCCGATGATCGTGAGCTACTACGCCGTGCCGACGTTCATCTTCTATCCGGTGTTCATCGTGCTGTTCGGTGTCGGGTCGCTGCCAATCATCGCCATCGCCGTGATGCTGGCGGTGGTGACCATGATTACGGCGACGCTCACCGGCCTAGACCGCATTCCGCGCTCGCTGTCGAAGACGGCGAAAGTGATGCGTCTCTCGCCCTGGCAATCGGCGTTGCGGGTGAAGCTGCCTGCGGCATTGCCCTATCTGTTCAGCGGCGTGAAGTTATCGGTGGCGTATGCGTTCATCGGGGTGATCGCGTCGGAGTTCATTCTGTCGGGATCGGGCGTCGGATACGCCATCGGCTACGCCTACAACAACTTCCAGAACGACGACATGTACGCGCTGATGCTGATGGTGCTGGTCACCGTCACGCTGATCAACGTGGTGCTCAACCGGCTCGATGCGCGCTTCCAGGCGCGGCGTCAGCGCTGA
- the pstB gene encoding phosphate ABC transporter ATP-binding protein PstB: protein MTNPTQEIKLPSKIEVKNLNFFYDKYHALKNINLRIPDRKVTAFIGPSGCGKSTLLRTFNKMYALYPEQRAEGEINMDGENLLTAKQDIALLRAKVGMVFQKPTPFPMSIYDNIAFGVRLFEKLSRSEMDDRVEWALTKAALWSEVKDKLQQSGYGLSGGQQQRLCIARGIAIRPEVLLLDEPCSALDPISTGRIEELIAELKDDYTVVIVTHNMQQAARCSDFTAYMYLGELIEFGETEKIFIKPDRKETEDYITGRFG from the coding sequence ATGACGAACCCGACCCAAGAAATCAAGCTGCCCTCGAAGATCGAAGTCAAGAACCTGAACTTCTTCTACGACAAGTACCACGCGCTCAAGAACATCAACCTGCGCATTCCCGACCGTAAGGTGACGGCCTTCATCGGCCCGTCGGGTTGTGGCAAGTCGACGCTGCTGCGCACGTTCAACAAGATGTACGCCCTGTACCCGGAGCAACGCGCCGAGGGCGAGATCAACATGGACGGCGAGAACCTGCTGACCGCCAAGCAAGACATCGCGCTGCTGCGCGCCAAGGTTGGCATGGTGTTTCAGAAGCCGACCCCGTTCCCGATGTCGATCTACGACAACATCGCGTTCGGTGTGCGTCTGTTCGAAAAGCTCTCGCGCTCGGAAATGGACGATCGCGTGGAGTGGGCGCTGACGAAGGCCGCACTGTGGAGCGAAGTGAAAGACAAGCTGCAGCAGTCGGGCTATGGCCTGTCGGGCGGTCAGCAACAGCGTCTGTGTATCGCACGCGGTATCGCGATCCGTCCGGAAGTGCTGCTGCTCGACGAACCGTGCTCGGCACTCGACCCGATTTCCACGGGCCGCATCGAAGAACTGATCGCCGAACTCAAGGACGATTACACCGTCGTGATCGTGACCCACAACATGCAGCAGGCCGCACGTTGCTCGGACTTCACGGCGTATATGTACCTGGGTGAGCTGATCGAATTCGGCGAGACCGAGAAGATCTTCATCAAGCCGGACCGTAAAGAGACCGAAGACTACATCACCGGCCGTTTCGGTTGA
- a CDS encoding SixA phosphatase family protein, which translates to MNLILWRHADAENLPASLALSAQADLARELTDRGRKQAEKAAQWLRPRLPDDALILTSPAVRAVQTAQALSPTPRIVRDLAPGANAVTLLGAIDWPGTAQTVVVVGHQPALGQLAALLLSGQEAYWTVKKGGIWWLASRRREDESQVVVRAVVNPDLI; encoded by the coding sequence ATGAACCTGATTCTCTGGCGCCACGCCGACGCCGAAAACCTGCCCGCCTCCCTCGCGCTCAGCGCACAAGCCGATCTCGCCCGCGAACTCACCGACCGGGGCCGCAAACAGGCCGAGAAGGCGGCACAGTGGCTCCGCCCTCGCCTGCCCGACGACGCCCTCATCCTCACAAGCCCGGCCGTACGCGCCGTCCAGACCGCTCAGGCACTCTCGCCCACCCCGCGCATCGTGCGCGACCTCGCGCCCGGCGCAAACGCCGTTACGCTGCTCGGCGCCATCGACTGGCCCGGCACGGCACAAACCGTCGTGGTCGTCGGCCATCAACCCGCCCTCGGCCAGCTCGCAGCACTCCTGCTAAGCGGCCAGGAAGCCTACTGGACAGTCAAGAAAGGCGGCATCTGGTGGCTCGCCTCCCGTCGCCGTGAAGACGAGAGCCAGGTTGTCGTGCGCGCTGTGGTCAATCCCGATCTCATCTGA
- the pstA gene encoding phosphate ABC transporter permease PstA, giving the protein MTQQALELETPAVKPTDAFTRVRLQAYRRRKNMFAIAMSLAAMAFGLIWLLWILYTTLSLGIGGLSLSLFTEMTPPPNTAGGGLANAIVGSLVMVGVATLVGTPLGILAGVYLAEYGQKSWLASITRFINDILLSAPSIVIGLFVYALVVAQMGHFSAWAGIISLALLQIPIVIRTTENMLKLVPNNLREAAFALGTPKWRIIVKITLKASIAGIVTGVLLAVARIAGETAPLLFTALSNQFWSLNLNQPMANLPVTIFKFAMSPFAEWQSLAWAGVFIITLGVLFLNILARTLFAKK; this is encoded by the coding sequence ATGACCCAACAAGCGCTCGAATTGGAAACGCCCGCCGTGAAGCCCACCGACGCCTTTACCCGCGTGCGTCTGCAAGCCTATCGTCGCCGCAAGAACATGTTTGCGATTGCCATGTCGCTCGCGGCCATGGCCTTCGGTCTGATCTGGCTGCTGTGGATCCTCTACACCACGCTTTCGCTCGGCATCGGCGGCCTGTCGCTGTCGCTGTTCACCGAAATGACGCCCCCGCCGAACACGGCCGGTGGCGGTCTCGCCAACGCCATTGTCGGCAGTTTGGTGATGGTGGGGGTTGCAACGCTGGTCGGCACGCCGCTGGGCATTCTGGCCGGTGTGTATCTGGCGGAGTACGGTCAGAAGTCGTGGCTCGCGAGCATCACGCGCTTCATCAACGACATTCTGCTGTCGGCCCCGTCGATTGTGATCGGTCTGTTCGTCTACGCACTGGTGGTCGCGCAGATGGGCCACTTCTCGGCCTGGGCGGGCATCATTTCGCTCGCGTTGTTGCAGATCCCGATCGTGATCCGTACCACGGAGAACATGCTCAAGCTGGTGCCGAACAACCTGCGTGAAGCGGCCTTCGCACTGGGCACGCCGAAGTGGCGAATCATCGTGAAGATCACGCTCAAGGCGTCCATCGCCGGTATCGTGACGGGTGTGTTGCTGGCTGTGGCGCGTATCGCGGGCGAGACGGCACCGCTGCTGTTCACGGCCCTGTCGAACCAGTTCTGGTCGCTGAACCTGAACCAGCCGATGGCCAACCTGCCGGTCACCATCTTCAAATTTGCCATGAGCCCGTTTGCCGAGTGGCAATCGCTTGCCTGGGCGGGCGTATTCATCATCACCCTCGGGGTGCTGTTCCTGAACATTCTGGCGCGTACGTTGTTCGCCAAGAAGTAA